One window from the genome of Cucumis melo cultivar AY chromosome 10, USDA_Cmelo_AY_1.0, whole genome shotgun sequence encodes:
- the LOC103495083 gene encoding uncharacterized protein LOC103495083 isoform X1 has protein sequence MKRKFMRTSHSLKPTVPNRMHSGCWSNYSKVQFMLQWKNCIWLKEMKKLRFEFVLESKRARCQGHTSKLILKLSLERKLGQGRDKALQYLKDNPALQDEIEKELCVMIGGSIVFSAAYRCCLLLHDSVYVHD, from the exons ATGAAGAGGAAGTTTATGAGAACTTCCCATTCATTGAAGCCAACTGTTCCAAAT AGGATGCATTCTGGCTGTTGGTCGAATTACTCAAAGGTGCAGTTCATGCTCCAATGGAAGAATTGTATCTG GCTAAAGGAGATGAAGAAATTGAGATTCGAGTTCGTGTTAGAGTCCAAAAGAGCAAG GTGTCAAGGTCATACAAGCAAGCTGATTTTGAAATTATCTTTGGAGAGGAA GTTGGGACAGGGAAGAGACAAAGCTCTGCAGTACTTAAAAGATAATCCCGCTCTTCAAGATGAAATCGAGAAG GAACTGTGTGTAATGATTGGTGGTTCGATTGTTTTCTCGGCAGCGTATCGTTGTTGCTTATTACTTCATGACAGTGTTTATGTACATGATTAG
- the LOC103495083 gene encoding uncharacterized protein LOC103495083 isoform X2: MKRKFMRTSHSLKPTVPNRMHSGCWSNYSKVQFMLQWKNCIWLKEMKKLRFEFVLESKRARCQGHTSKLILKLSLERKLGQGRDKALQYLKDNPALQDEIEKELCVMIGGSIVFLAAYRCCLLLHDSVYVHD; the protein is encoded by the exons ATGAAGAGGAAGTTTATGAGAACTTCCCATTCATTGAAGCCAACTGTTCCAAAT AGGATGCATTCTGGCTGTTGGTCGAATTACTCAAAGGTGCAGTTCATGCTCCAATGGAAGAATTGTATCTG GCTAAAGGAGATGAAGAAATTGAGATTCGAGTTCGTGTTAGAGTCCAAAAGAGCAAG GTGTCAAGGTCATACAAGCAAGCTGATTTTGAAATTATCTTTGGAGAGGAA GTTGGGACAGGGAAGAGACAAAGCTCTGCAGTACTTAAAAGATAATCCCGCTCTTCAAGATGAAATCGAGAAG GAACTGTGTGTAATGATTGGTGGTTCGATTGTTTTCTTGGCAGCATATCGTTGTTGCTTATTACTTCATGACAGTGTTTATGTACATGATTAG
- the LOC103495083 gene encoding uncharacterized protein LOC103495083 isoform X4 yields the protein MKRKFMRTSHSLKPTVPNGMGFLADLLLLYMSEEDAFWLLVELLKGAVHAPMEELYLAKGDEEIEIRVRVRVQKSKVSRSYKQADFEIIFGEEVSKLVGTGKRQSSAVLKR from the exons ATGAAGAGGAAGTTTATGAGAACTTCCCATTCATTGAAGCCAACTGTTCCAAAT GGGATGGGATTTTTAGCTGATTTGTTGCTTCTCTATATGAGTGAAGAGGATGCATTCTGGCTGTTGGTCGAATTACTCAAAGGTGCAGTTCATGCTCCAATGGAAGAATTGTATCTG GCTAAAGGAGATGAAGAAATTGAGATTCGAGTTCGTGTTAGAGTCCAAAAGAGCAAG GTGTCAAGGTCATACAAGCAAGCTGATTTTGAAATTATCTTTGGAGAGGAAGTAAGTAAACTG GTTGGGACAGGGAAGAGACAAAGCTCTGCAGTACTTAAAAGATAA
- the LOC127151169 gene encoding uncharacterized protein LOC127151169: MMAFKIPGSNIHASTIDSRIKLMKRMFHALAEMRGPNCSGFGWNDEKKCIVAEKEVFDDWVKSHPAAKGLLNKSFVHYDELSYVFGKDRATGGRAESFADIGSNDPPGYDAEAADAMPDTDFPPMYSPGLNMSPDDLMETRTARVSERRNVSSGSKRKRPGHATDSGDIVRTAIEYGNEQLHRIAE, encoded by the exons atgatggcgttcaagatcccaggttctaatatccatgcttcaaccatcgatagtcgaatcaaattgatgaagagaatgtttcacgcacttgcggagatgcgtggcccaaactgtagtggttttgggtggaatgatgaaaaaaaatgcatcGTCGCTGAGAAAGAAGTCTTTGACGATTGGGTAAAG AGTCATCCGGCGGCGAAAGGCCTCCTTAATAAGTCGTTTGTCCACTATGACGAACTGTCGTACGTGTTTGGCAAAGATCGTGCAACAGGAGGTCGGGCTGAGAGTTTTGCGGACATTGGGTCAAACGATCCTCCTGGGTATGACGCAGAAGCTGCTGATGCTATGCCAGATACGGACTTTCCGCCAATGTACAGTCCGGGATTGAACATGTCGCCTGATGATTTGATGGAAACAAGAACCGCTAGGGTCAGTGAACGTAGAAATGTTTCAAGCGGGTCTAAGCGGAAACGTCCAGGACATGCCACAGATAGTGGGGACATAGTTCGTACTGCCATTGAGTATGGAAATGAACAACTTCATCGCATTGCTGAATAG
- the LOC103495083 gene encoding uncharacterized protein LOC103495083 isoform X3 encodes MKRKFMRTSHSLKPTVPNRMHSGCWSNYSKVQFMLQWKNCIWLKEMKKLRFEFVLESKRARLGQGRDKALQYLKDNPALQDEIEKELCVMIGGSIVFLAAYRCCLLLHDSVYVHD; translated from the exons ATGAAGAGGAAGTTTATGAGAACTTCCCATTCATTGAAGCCAACTGTTCCAAAT AGGATGCATTCTGGCTGTTGGTCGAATTACTCAAAGGTGCAGTTCATGCTCCAATGGAAGAATTGTATCTG GCTAAAGGAGATGAAGAAATTGAGATTCGAGTTCGTGTTAGAGTCCAAAAGAGCAAG GTTGGGACAGGGAAGAGACAAAGCTCTGCAGTACTTAAAAGATAATCCCGCTCTTCAAGATGAAATCGAGAAG GAACTGTGTGTAATGATTGGTGGTTCGATTGTTTTCTTGGCAGCATATCGTTGTTGCTTATTACTTCATGACAGTGTTTATGTACATGATTAG